In Zunongwangia profunda SM-A87, the following proteins share a genomic window:
- a CDS encoding C40 family peptidase — protein MDCSGLMYISFQENDIALPRTSRAMSLQGERLYLKDVTVGDLLFFETDKNRKVINHVGLVVDISQGDILFIHSTTSQGVIISKLSENYWNNTFVMARRII, from the coding sequence ATGGACTGTTCTGGCCTAATGTATATTTCATTTCAGGAGAACGATATTGCCTTACCCAGGACGTCCCGTGCGATGTCTTTACAGGGCGAACGCCTTTATTTAAAAGACGTCACGGTTGGTGACCTTTTGTTTTTTGAAACTGATAAAAACCGAAAAGTAATTAATCACGTTGGGCTCGTGGTCGATATTTCGCAGGGTGATATTCTTTTTATACACTCTACCACCTCACAGGGCGTAATAATTAGCAAACTTTCTGAAAATTACTGGAACAACACCTTCGTGATGGCAAGGAGGATAATCTAA
- the lpxB gene encoding lipid-A-disaccharide synthase: MKYYIIAGEASGDLHASNLMRSLKKIDPTAEFRFWGGDLMQAQGGTMVKNYRELAFMGFAEVLMNLRTILGNISFCKKDITAYKPDALIFIDYPGFNLRIAKWAKAEGYDTHFYISPQIWAWKENRIKAIKRDIDHMYVILPFEKDFYENKHHYPVNFVGHPLIDAISNRKNTDIAKFKAENNLDERPIIALLPGSRKQEISKMLEVMLSITQDYKDYQFVIAGAPSQEKEFYSPYLKKNNINLVMNKTYDILSCAHAALVTSGTATLETALFKVPEVVCYKGSYISYHIAKRIINLDYISLVNLIMDREVVKELIQGEFNSDSLKIELNKILEPKNRERIFKDYYELEQKLGGTGASLETAKLIYNSIK, encoded by the coding sequence GTGAAATATTATATCATTGCAGGAGAAGCCTCGGGCGATCTACATGCTTCCAATCTTATGAGGTCTCTAAAGAAAATAGATCCAACTGCCGAATTTCGGTTTTGGGGCGGTGATCTTATGCAGGCGCAGGGTGGAACTATGGTGAAAAATTACCGGGAACTTGCTTTTATGGGGTTTGCTGAAGTGCTTATGAATCTGCGAACCATCTTAGGGAATATTTCATTTTGTAAAAAAGATATCACTGCTTACAAACCAGATGCATTAATCTTTATAGACTATCCAGGTTTTAATTTACGTATCGCCAAATGGGCAAAAGCAGAAGGCTACGACACCCACTTTTATATTTCACCACAGATCTGGGCATGGAAAGAAAACAGGATTAAAGCCATAAAACGCGATATCGATCATATGTATGTGATCCTCCCCTTCGAAAAGGATTTTTATGAAAACAAGCATCATTATCCGGTAAATTTTGTTGGCCACCCTTTGATTGATGCTATTTCTAACCGCAAAAATACGGATATAGCAAAATTTAAAGCTGAAAACAACCTGGACGAACGACCAATAATTGCTTTATTGCCCGGCAGCCGTAAACAAGAAATCTCTAAAATGCTGGAAGTAATGCTAAGCATCACACAGGACTATAAGGATTATCAGTTTGTTATCGCCGGGGCACCAAGCCAGGAAAAGGAGTTTTATTCACCTTACCTTAAAAAAAACAATATTAACCTGGTAATGAATAAAACTTACGATATTTTAAGTTGTGCGCATGCCGCTCTGGTCACCTCTGGCACTGCAACTTTAGAAACAGCTCTTTTTAAGGTTCCAGAGGTTGTTTGCTACAAAGGCAGCTATATTTCATACCATATTGCAAAAAGAATTATTAATTTAGACTATATCTCGCTGGTCAACCTAATCATGGATCGTGAAGTGGTAAAAGAATTGATTCAGGGAGAATTTAATTCAGATTCCCTTAAAATCGAATTAAATAAGATCCTGGAACCGAAAAATAGAGAGCGAATTTTTAAAGATTATTATGAGTTAGAACAAAAGCTGGGAGGAACCGGCGCCAGTTTGGAAACGGCTAAACTTATTTATAATTCTATAAAATAA
- a CDS encoding carboxy terminal-processing peptidase, with protein MKRNLKILILAVLMAATSCSFTTKKFDDPNKDKLLIDLITYVLSQGHYDAKEINDDFSEKVYKHYIASLDPSKRFFYKEDIEEFEKYKLLIDDEINNKELNFFDLTYSKLEKRNEEAKRLYTEILAEPFDFSKEEDFVADGDDLDYVTSKSELKERWRKQLKFSTLINYYDLKEDEKNKKENDPDYTMKSDEELEKKARETTRNSLSEYFDLTDDLERKDYFSVFINAVVEEFDPHTYYFAPRDKDRFDIQMSGKIEGIGARLQKKNDDITIMDVISGGPAWKSEELDAGDVILKVKQENENEPVNISGMRLDDAVDLIKGPKGSKVTLTVRKKLLGNIEQVTLTRDLVELEETYAKTAMVDKDGKHYGIINLPKFYFDMEDYNSRNAASDMRKDIIELKEQGMDGLVVDLRNNGGGSLKTVVDIAGLFIEKGPIVQVKSNGERKEVLNDEDSEIVWDGPLVILVNELSASASEILAAAMQDYKRAVIIGSKQTYGKGTVQNVVDLNRWLRNNDYGDMGALKITTQKFYRVNGGSTQLEGVKSDVVVPDRYSYVDIGEKDQENPLPWDKIDPADYNIWDGYVGYEEAIEKSKQRMAKSEQIKLIEQNAQWIKEQSEDDTYSLNFDRYAADAEKNREVAKQYDALKDYKTNLSFTSLPYEKQLFKADSTLQEKRERWHKDLSRDVYVEEAINVLSDIKRNNIKHKVADSDKLKD; from the coding sequence ATGAAAAGGAATTTAAAAATCCTGATTTTAGCTGTTTTGATGGCAGCTACTTCATGCAGCTTCACCACAAAAAAGTTTGATGACCCTAACAAAGACAAGCTTTTAATCGACCTTATTACTTATGTTCTTAGCCAGGGACATTATGATGCTAAAGAGATAAATGATGATTTTTCTGAAAAAGTTTACAAGCATTATATAGCGAGTTTAGATCCTTCCAAGCGCTTTTTTTATAAAGAAGATATTGAGGAATTTGAAAAATATAAGCTGCTAATTGATGACGAAATCAACAATAAGGAACTTAATTTTTTCGATTTAACCTATTCTAAGTTAGAAAAGCGTAACGAAGAGGCAAAACGCTTGTATACTGAAATCCTGGCTGAACCTTTTGATTTTTCTAAAGAAGAAGATTTTGTAGCTGATGGGGATGACCTGGATTATGTAACTTCTAAATCCGAATTGAAGGAACGTTGGAGAAAGCAACTTAAATTTTCTACCCTTATTAACTATTATGATCTTAAGGAAGACGAGAAAAATAAAAAAGAAAACGATCCTGATTACACTATGAAATCTGATGAGGAGCTGGAGAAAAAAGCTCGCGAAACTACCAGGAATAGTTTATCTGAATATTTTGATTTAACCGATGATCTGGAAAGAAAGGATTATTTCTCTGTTTTTATCAATGCAGTAGTAGAGGAGTTTGATCCTCATACTTATTATTTTGCACCACGTGATAAAGATCGCTTTGATATCCAAATGTCTGGTAAAATAGAAGGGATAGGCGCAAGATTGCAAAAAAAGAATGATGATATTACCATTATGGATGTAATATCTGGCGGGCCTGCCTGGAAAAGCGAAGAGTTGGATGCAGGCGATGTAATTCTTAAAGTGAAGCAAGAAAATGAAAATGAGCCTGTAAATATCTCAGGTATGCGTCTGGATGATGCGGTAGATTTAATTAAAGGACCAAAAGGATCTAAAGTTACCTTAACCGTTCGTAAAAAGTTGCTTGGTAATATAGAGCAGGTTACTCTAACCAGAGATCTTGTTGAGTTGGAAGAGACCTATGCAAAGACGGCTATGGTAGATAAAGATGGAAAACATTACGGGATAATTAACCTTCCAAAATTCTATTTTGATATGGAGGATTATAATAGTCGTAATGCAGCTTCAGATATGCGTAAGGATATTATAGAACTCAAGGAGCAAGGCATGGATGGGCTTGTTGTAGATCTTAGAAATAATGGTGGTGGTTCTTTAAAAACTGTAGTGGATATCGCAGGACTGTTTATTGAAAAAGGACCTATTGTACAGGTGAAATCTAACGGAGAACGTAAAGAAGTGCTAAATGATGAAGATTCTGAGATTGTTTGGGATGGTCCTCTTGTAATTCTGGTAAATGAACTTTCAGCTTCTGCATCAGAGATTTTGGCAGCAGCTATGCAAGATTATAAAAGAGCCGTTATTATTGGAAGCAAGCAAACCTATGGAAAAGGAACCGTACAAAATGTGGTAGACCTTAATCGTTGGTTAAGAAATAATGATTATGGTGATATGGGAGCATTAAAAATTACGACCCAGAAATTTTATAGAGTAAACGGGGGCTCTACCCAGTTAGAAGGAGTGAAGAGTGATGTGGTTGTTCCAGATCGCTACAGTTACGTAGATATAGGAGAGAAAGATCAGGAAAATCCATTGCCATGGGATAAAATAGATCCGGCAGACTATAACATTTGGGATGGTTATGTGGGTTATGAAGAAGCTATTGAGAAAAGTAAGCAACGTATGGCAAAAAGTGAGCAAATTAAGCTTATCGAGCAAAATGCACAGTGGATTAAAGAACAAAGTGAGGATGATACCTATTCTTTAAATTTTGATCGTTATGCCGCAGATGCTGAAAAAAATAGAGAAGTGGCGAAGCAGTATGATGCTCTAAAAGATTATAAAACCAATCTTTCTTTTACTTCTTTACCTTACGAAAAACAGCTATTTAAAGCAGATTCTACCTTACAGGAAAAAAGAGAAAGATGGCACAAGGATTTAAGTCGTGATGTTTATGTTGAAGAGGCTATTAATGTGCTTTCTGATATTAAAAGAAATAACATAAAACATAAAGTAGCAGATTCAGATAAGTTAAAAGACTAA
- the surE gene encoding 5'/3'-nucleotidase SurE, whose product MSKEKPLILVTNDDGITAPGIRSLLQVMKEIGDVVVVAPDSPQSGMGHAITISDTLFCDSVTLKENYNHKEYSCSGTPADCVKIATQEILHRKPDLCVSGINHGSNSSINVIYSGTMSAAVEAGVEGIPAIGFSLLDYSLNADFEPCKKYVKAITKNVLKNGLPKGVVLNVNFPKLPAEKIKGIKVCRQANAHWEEEFDKRTNPQGRDYYWLSGKFVNNDEGQDTDEWALQNGYVSLVPVQFDLTAHHFINQLNDWKLDE is encoded by the coding sequence ATGAGTAAAGAAAAACCGCTAATTCTGGTCACTAATGATGATGGGATTACAGCTCCCGGAATCAGGAGCCTTTTACAGGTAATGAAAGAGATTGGCGATGTAGTAGTTGTGGCTCCCGATAGCCCGCAAAGTGGTATGGGACACGCCATAACTATTAGTGATACCCTATTTTGTGATTCGGTTACACTAAAGGAAAATTATAATCATAAAGAATATAGTTGCTCTGGCACACCTGCCGATTGTGTGAAAATTGCTACGCAGGAAATCCTACATCGTAAGCCAGATCTTTGTGTAAGTGGGATTAACCACGGCTCTAATTCTTCGATAAATGTTATTTATTCCGGAACCATGAGTGCTGCTGTAGAGGCTGGCGTAGAAGGAATTCCTGCTATTGGGTTCTCGCTACTGGATTATTCCCTTAATGCCGATTTTGAACCTTGTAAAAAATATGTAAAAGCCATTACTAAAAACGTTCTTAAAAACGGACTCCCCAAAGGGGTTGTGTTAAACGTGAATTTCCCCAAATTACCTGCAGAGAAAATTAAAGGCATTAAAGTTTGTCGCCAGGCCAATGCGCATTGGGAGGAAGAATTTGATAAAAGAACCAATCCTCAAGGCCGCGATTATTACTGGCTAAGCGGAAAGTTTGTAAATAACGATGAAGGCCAGGATACCGATGAATGGGCCCTGCAAAACGGATATGTTTCTTTAGTTCCTGTACAGTTTGATCTTACAGCCCACCATTTTATCAACCAATTAAACGATTGGAAACTGGATGAGTAA